A genomic window from Synechococcus sp. CBW1107 includes:
- a CDS encoding TIGR03279 family radical SAM protein, which yields MWNEPSAGLPLAPADSVRQPQPAVVATVEPGSIGDELGFQPGDRLISVNGVRPRDLIDLQVLVGEEELSLEVEDPDGTRHSVELEKDPDDGLGLAFTEALFDGLRQCNNHCAFCFIDQQPPGRRRSLYVKDDDYRLSFLYGSYLTLTNLTAADWERIEQQRLSPLFVSVHATDPELRSRLLVNPRAGLLLNQLEWFAERRLQIHAQVVVCPGVNDGQALERTLLDLARFGAGDWPAVLSTAVVPVGLTRFRPPGDGLIPVDRACARRVIEQVEPLQARFQSSFGSRFAWLSDEWYLMAGFPLPERDSYEDLPQQENGVGSIRAFLEALDQATRRLPRRLPEPRRLSWVVGALVAGALGPVVERLNAVEGLTLRLYGLPSPYWGQEQVVTGLLTGSDLLAGLAGQELGDELLLPSVMLRQGEPVFLDDLGLEELQLRLPVPIRLLQGADDLVAACLGSPASAH from the coding sequence GTGTGGAACGAACCCTCTGCGGGCTTGCCCCTGGCCCCCGCGGATTCAGTGCGCCAGCCCCAGCCTGCCGTGGTGGCGACGGTGGAGCCTGGATCGATCGGGGACGAGCTCGGTTTTCAGCCCGGCGACAGACTGATCAGCGTCAACGGGGTGCGGCCCCGGGACCTGATCGATCTGCAGGTGCTGGTGGGAGAGGAGGAGCTGAGCCTGGAGGTCGAGGACCCCGACGGCACCCGCCACAGCGTCGAGCTGGAGAAGGATCCCGATGACGGCCTGGGGCTCGCCTTCACCGAGGCCCTCTTCGATGGGCTGCGCCAGTGCAACAACCACTGCGCCTTCTGCTTCATCGATCAGCAGCCCCCCGGGCGGCGCCGGAGCCTCTATGTCAAGGACGACGACTATCGCCTGAGTTTCCTCTACGGCTCCTACCTCACCCTCACCAACCTCACTGCCGCGGACTGGGAGCGGATCGAGCAGCAGCGGCTCTCGCCCCTGTTCGTCTCGGTGCACGCCACCGATCCCGAGCTGCGCAGCCGCCTGCTGGTGAACCCCCGCGCCGGGCTTTTGCTGAATCAGCTGGAGTGGTTCGCCGAACGTCGGTTGCAGATCCATGCCCAGGTGGTGGTCTGCCCGGGGGTGAATGACGGGCAGGCTCTTGAGCGCACGCTCCTGGATCTCGCCCGCTTCGGGGCGGGGGACTGGCCGGCGGTGCTCTCCACAGCCGTCGTGCCCGTGGGGCTGACCCGCTTCCGTCCTCCAGGAGATGGTCTCATCCCCGTGGATCGCGCCTGCGCCCGGCGGGTGATCGAGCAGGTGGAGCCGCTCCAGGCCAGATTTCAGAGCTCCTTCGGCAGCCGCTTCGCCTGGCTCTCCGATGAGTGGTACCTGATGGCCGGGTTTCCCCTGCCGGAGCGCGACAGCTACGAGGATCTGCCCCAGCAGGAAAATGGAGTCGGCAGCATCCGCGCCTTTCTCGAGGCCCTGGATCAGGCCACCCGTCGCCTGCCCAGGCGCCTGCCTGAGCCCCGTCGCCTCAGCTGGGTCGTTGGCGCCCTGGTGGCCGGGGCTCTGGGGCCGGTGGTCGAACGCCTCAATGCCGTCGAAGGCCTGACCCTGCGGCTGTACGGCCTGCCAAGTCCCTACTGGGGGCAGGAGCAGGTGGTCACCGGTCTGCTCACAGGCTCCGATCTGCTGGCGGGTCTGGCGGGCCAGGAGCTGGGAGATGAACTGCTGCTCCCATCCGTGATGCTCCGCCAGGGCGAGCCCGTCTTCCTGGATGATCTCGGCCTCGAGGAGCTGCAGCTGCGGTTGCCGGTACCGATCCGGTTGCTGCAGGGGGCGGATGATCTCGTGGCCGCCTGTCTCGGCAGCCCAGCTTCAGCTCACTAA